In a genomic window of Candidatus Latescibacterota bacterium:
- a CDS encoding CpsD/CapB family tyrosine-protein kinase produces MSKIFDALRKAETAKKSGSGKVSIPRTTKSVSRGKTSFMKGLDENFRRSLLNLRNAIDSEIKKRDSRVVMFTSAVGGEGKTMIASYLARVLALGETEKILIIDCAVNNPQIHDLFGVKNEKGVLDLLSGEAELSEVITVLDEGALDIITIGTIRSADITQPLFNSERMRSFINAVGEHYDYVLVDTSAILEAPETAIIGALSTGIVIVVEAGRTKREVIKRAMTMVEKLDGEFIGSVLNKKKYYIPEFIYRRV; encoded by the coding sequence TTGAGCAAGATATTTGACGCCCTTAGAAAAGCGGAGACCGCAAAAAAGTCCGGTTCTGGAAAAGTGTCGATACCACGAACCACCAAATCTGTATCCCGGGGTAAGACCAGCTTCATGAAGGGGCTGGATGAGAATTTCCGGAGATCTCTGTTAAATCTTCGAAATGCCATCGATTCAGAGATCAAGAAGCGTGATTCGCGCGTTGTGATGTTTACAAGCGCAGTCGGGGGTGAAGGCAAGACGATGATCGCATCGTATCTTGCCAGGGTACTGGCCCTTGGAGAAACAGAAAAGATCCTGATAATCGACTGCGCGGTCAATAATCCCCAGATTCATGATCTATTCGGTGTGAAGAATGAGAAAGGTGTCCTGGATCTGCTGTCGGGTGAAGCTGAGCTTTCCGAAGTGATAACAGTCCTGGACGAAGGTGCGCTGGATATCATAACGATCGGAACGATAAGAAGTGCGGACATCACTCAGCCTCTATTTAACTCCGAAAGGATGAGAAGCTTTATCAACGCAGTCGGCGAACATTACGATTATGTGTTGGTAGATACATCAGCGATACTTGAGGCTCCCGAAACAGCCATAATCGGGGCATTGTCCACGGGTATTGTAATAGTTGTAGAAGCAGGCAGGACGAAGAGAGAAGTGATAAAAAGAGCGATGACCATGGTTGAGAAACTGGATGGAGAATTCATCGGTTCTGTCTTAAACAAGAAAAAATACTATATCCCCGAGTTTATATACAGGCGGGTATAA
- a CDS encoding AAA family ATPase translates to MYENYYGFKELPFNVTPDPKFLYRSESHRDALAYITYGVFQKKGFIAVTGEVGVGKTTVVNAFIDLFQPSLEVAFVFSTLFPFDQLLYLICNDFGIDAENMNKAQMLLALNRFLISQYENNRNTVLIIDEAQNLSPEVLEELRMLSNLETRDKKLIQIMLVGQPELENILNLNELRQLRQRIPGICKIPMLSHEDVNKYIKYRLEIASVNNGGPIFTDDALEEIYHYSGGTPRLINVLCDRVLLLGYVANTRTISGKIVREGIRDLESKESPVMDRRNGPM, encoded by the coding sequence ATGTACGAAAATTATTACGGATTCAAAGAATTGCCATTCAACGTCACTCCCGACCCAAAGTTTCTATACAGGAGCGAGAGCCACAGGGATGCTTTGGCCTATATTACTTATGGGGTATTTCAGAAAAAAGGATTCATCGCAGTCACCGGTGAGGTCGGTGTCGGGAAGACTACGGTAGTGAATGCGTTTATAGACCTCTTCCAGCCTTCCCTGGAAGTCGCCTTTGTTTTCTCCACCCTTTTTCCTTTCGATCAGTTGTTGTATCTGATCTGCAATGATTTTGGAATCGATGCTGAGAACATGAACAAGGCGCAGATGCTTCTGGCTCTTAACCGTTTTCTGATTTCCCAGTACGAAAACAACAGAAATACGGTATTGATCATAGATGAGGCCCAGAATCTATCTCCCGAAGTCCTGGAAGAATTGCGGATGCTTTCAAATCTGGAGACACGTGACAAGAAGTTGATCCAGATAATGCTTGTCGGTCAACCGGAACTTGAGAATATTCTCAACCTGAATGAATTGCGTCAATTGCGGCAGAGAATCCCCGGCATCTGCAAGATCCCCATGCTGAGCCATGAGGACGTCAATAAGTATATAAAGTACCGACTGGAGATAGCATCTGTTAATAACGGAGGACCGATTTTTACGGATGATGCTCTTGAGGAGATCTACCATTATTCAGGCGGCACGCCAAGGCTCATCAATGTGTTGTGTGACAGGGTTCTCCTCCTCGGATATGTGGCTAACACCAGGACCATCAGCGGCAAGATAGTACGGGAAGGAATAAGAGATCTGGAAAGCAAGGAAAGTCCGGTGATGGATCGAAGGAACGGGCCTATGTAG